TGAGGCTATTGTGCTGCATGAGCTGAGTCTCGGGCTGAAGCAGTATGTAATTCTTGGTGCGGGGCTGGACAGCTTTGCCTATCGTTATCCTACGCTTATGGAGCGGCTCACGATTTTTGAAGTCGATGCTCCTGCTACCCAGGCATCCAAGCAGCAGAGGCTCAGGGACGCACAGCTTGAGATTCCGGGCAATCTTCATCTCGTCCCCATGGACTTCACGGGCGAATACTCGTATTCCGGCCTTTTTAAGCAGGGGTTCGATCCTGAGGTGAAGACGTTATTCAGCCTGCTGGGAGTATCCTACTACCTCACCAAGGAGGAGAACGCCCGCCTGATTACGGAGCTGCTCGCAAAAGTTCCCTCAGGAAGCTCTATCGTTCTGGATTATGCAGATGAGTATCTAATGGAAGAGCAGGGCGTGTCCGGCCGGGTAGCCAAAATGGTGCAAATGGCTGCTGCCAGCGGTGAGCCCATGCAGTCCTGGTTCAGTTATTCGGAAATGGAGGAGCTGCTGGCCGGGGCTGGGCTGCTGGTCTACGAGCACCTGTCTCCGGCAGAGATCAACGAGAGGTTTTTCAGCGGCCGGAGTGATGCGTTAAGCGCTTTTGAGACGATTCATTATGTTCATGCGGTTAAGCGGTAGCTTCCTATCCATAAATAAAAGCTTCCACCGCCGCTACCGCGACATTCCGGTCGGGATGGGAATTGTCGATCTGCGCCACCTGTGCAGGCGGGAGCGGCCAGGCTACGGTGCGGGGGCCTAGCGAAGCGCTGAAGTTCTCCCAATGGGCGAACTTCCAGGTGTCGAGTGCGGAATGTCTGCCTTCAAGCCGTTCACGGAACATGGCTGCATCCGCAAGTCCTACCAGGACTACCTTGACCTCAACCTCCTTCAGCGTGCGCCCGATGCGCGCCAGTTCGCGGCCGATCCACTCCGGATCGGCCGCTTCTTTGGTGAAGGGACCCACCACGTATATATCACTGGACAAACCTATGTTATCAAGCGCTGCATCCATAGTAATGCGGTAGCCGAGGTCGCGGCATAATCTTTTATACTCATCGGAATCTCTATCGTCAGGGTCAAGCCCATGCATAGTCATGATCGCGGTTGCTGCCGGACGAAGCAGAATATCCATATCGAACACTGCCGCCGGACGCCGGGCTGCAACAGCCTTGGCTAATGTGGTCTTGCCCGCCCCTCCGGGGCCGAGGAAAAATACCAGCTTGTTCATCTGTCTCACTCCTTAAATTGCCTACAGTTACGCTGCCCAGAAGCTATGTGGTCATATAGTTGGTAGTATGTGAGCTGTCACGCGAATTTTAGTATAGCAGGAAGGGGCTTAAGGAGAAAGTCTAGGAAGAATATGCCGGATGTGTGGTTTGACCATAAGCCACCAAAAAGAATGTGCCGGGTTTAGGATTTCCCGTTAATTTAACAAACCAAGCTATGTCTAACTTTTAATAATCAGTTTCAAATATTTTATTGTTTTCAATACTTAAGAAAGTGATTTTTAGTTGAGCAGTAGGATTCCATATTCTATTATCCTTGATGATTAGATATTTCTCTCCTCCGTATTGATACTCTCTTGTTTTGCCATCTATAAGTACTACATAGGTCTTAGCATCTCTCAAGACTTGTAAATTATTTATTATCAGTCCTATTGAACCCTTCTCTAGACCACCGATGACAATCCCTTCTTTAATTAATCCAGTTGATTTAACATAATCAGAGGAACTTCGATAAATATAAACATATGGTGAGCTGAAAATATAATATTCGTTGTTATCTGATTTTTGTATCGACACATGTTCGAGGTTCTTACTGTTAATAAATTGATCAATTTCTTTTTGGGTGATAGCTTCTCTATCCTTACATCCTACTAACAGTAATAATAAACAAAAAAAGATTAGGTTTCTCCATTTGAATTTCATGTATCCTCCAACTATTTTATTGAATAAAATGTAATGTATTTACTCTTGAAGTATAGATACACAAGTTGCATTTTACAAGATTTCTATCACTGCTCTGAGCAGTACTTATCATTGTGACAGCGATCAGAGGGAAATGATATGATAGGTTAACTGTACATCGAAGCAGGAAACGAAGCAGATAGAGGGTAAAAGGAGGACAACTATAATGATTACCATCCGTCCCATTGAGCGCAGGGATAATGCGGCCATTGAGGGGATTATCCGGGAGTGCCTGATTGAATTCGGCGGTAACCGCGAAGGCTTGGCCTGGGCAGATGACAGCCTGCATGACTTATATACCTATTATAATAGCGCGGCGAACCGGGCTTACTGGATTATAGAAGTGGATGGGCAGGTGCTCGGCGGCTGCGGGATTGCAGCTTTTGACGAAGCACGACAGATCTGTGAATTGCAGAAAATGTACCTGTCCGCAGCCATCCGCGGCCAAGGCGTTGCAGCAGAGCTGTTGGATACGGCGATTGCATTCGCTAAGCAGCATTACCTTAAGTGTTACCTGGAGACGCTGCTGACGATGCAGGCCGCTGGCCGTTTCTATGTCAAGCACGGGTTCAGCCCGCTGGATGGCCCGCTGGCCGGTTCCGAGCATTATGCCTGCGATGCATGGTATATCCGAGACTTACATAACTGATTACTGCGGAAGTATGGGCACATGGAGAATTCACTTCTATAAACTTAATGGAAAATAAATCCGACAACAAAGGGATATGTATATCATTAATGGGTATATTTTGAATCCTAAATTTGTACATTGGAATCCATTCTGGAGAAGGAAGCAGGGGTCATAGTGTCTTCCACGAAGCTTGTATTTAACGAAGATGAAGTCAGGCGCCTGCAATCGAAGATTGGCCAGGTGAGTCAGGACACCAATCGGTTATATCTTCAATTGAAGGGCCAGTCCAGTAGCTGGGGCGGTATTCCCATGGGTAACCATATCTTCAGGGCCCAGGTTCTGATCAATGAATTAACCGTAGAAGCGGAGAAATTAGAGGATATCATCCGGGTCGCCCTGAGAGGCGTCTCGGAGCTACAGGAAGAGAATAAGCGGCAGGCGGACAAGCTGACAGGCCAATTTAATCTGTTGCTCGCGGCTTTCGGAAGCTTGGGGCTGCAACCAGCCGCCGGACGGGTCTCCATCCCTGAATTTGTGCAGCGAAGTGCGACGAATCTCATCACTTCTATTGCGGCTCTATCGGGAAAAGATGAGCTCAGCAGCGACCCGGTGGTGAAGCAGCTCAGAAATGTTATTCAGACCTCCGGCCTGCTGACCGTAGAGAGTATAGCTGCACAAAGTAAGCTGAACGATATCTTCGCGGCGCGGAATCAGATCGCCAAGGCACAGATGGCCTTCAAGGTGTATCAGGCATTTGGAAATCAGGCACAGATGGAGGCTGTCCACGCGCAGGCGGAAGAGGCCCGGCAGAAGCTGGCTTCTCTAGGCGTAGCCAAGATCTACTATGAATCCGGCAAGGACTTAAGCGCCCATTACAGACAACCAGCGGTTACAGCCTGTGAGTATGATCCGTCGATCACGGGGGACAAAGTTCCGTTACTACATAACGAAGAATATTTACTGCTCCTGAGTCTGGCGATGGAGAAGACCGCCGCCGGAGCGTATGCGCGGGGCCAGCTTGCAGCCAAGCGGCAGGAAATTCAGATCGCAGCGGCTCTTAAGCAGGTTCAAGAGCAGATTGAAGCGCAGCGGCGGTTGAACGGGCCGCCGCTCACCCTGCCGGATGGCACGCCAATTACCGCAGACAACAAGGAAAATGAGACCACGTTGGACTTTTATCAGGCGAAAGTCTATGTGCCAAATGAATATCTTACCCCGATGTACACCAGTTATCTGGGGTGGCTGGATCAGACTTACGGGCTTACGAAATGGGAGAGTCGGGTTCGTCAGGCGGACGCGGTGGTGCTGGCGTTTACCGAAGGATTGGTGAAAGAAGTCGTCATGGGCGTGGCGGATACGGCTACTTTTGTCTTCAAGCTAGTTGTAGACCCGGTCAAGACTACCACAGAAATGAAGAATCAGGCGAAATATCTGATTGACCATCCAGAAGTGCTAGTGGAAGCGGCGAAGATGGCGTATCGTCAGTTTGACGAAGGCACACCTGAAGAGAAAGCTGCGATGCTGGGTTCGGTTGCCTCCATCCTCGTCCCCGGACTACAAATCACCAAAACAGGTAAAGCAGCGAAAGTGCTGGGTGAGGTAGAAGACGTCGTCAGCCAAGCGGCGAAGGATGCCCTGCAAGGGATCAAGCAGAAGCTCCCGAATCTGGGTCCGGTGGTGCAGACGCCGGAAGGGTTTGTTTTCAAGATAGGGGAGATTCAGGGTACTCCAGCCTTGCCGAAGACGCCGGTGCAGCAGCGGTATTTGGATGGGGTGGAGGGGACGGGTAAAGATAAGATACCTAATAAATTAATTGACAGTCTTTATGAGAGAACGCAAAATATCAGAAATGATATTAATAAAGAAATTCAAAAAATAAGAAATTCTGACGAATACAAGAACCTTTCAAATACACAAAGAAAAAAACTTGATAGGAAACTAGATAATCTAACTTTTGGAAATGTCGCTGTAGCAGATGTAAATATTCCGGGTATTAAGAAAGAGTTTCAAGCACATAGTCAAATTCATTCCTCTGATGGCGTGGGAAGTAATGTTAGAGATTTAAGTTATTCCAAAGTAGATAAATCATTGGAAAGCTATGTCGATGATCAATTTCCACGAATTAATGACACGGAGGCAAAGATTCTTGAGGATATTGCTTCTCAAATAAAAGACCCTAATGTTAAAGGTCAAATAGATTTATTTACTGAACTAGATGCATGTCAAAGTTGCTCAAACTTAATTATGGAATTTAGACGTAAGTTCCCGAATATTCAGTTAAATGTTAATTCTAAAAGTATGAGATGAGGAGTGATAGTATGAACATTATGGGCTATGAAAGGATAAAAGATTCAGTAGTATTCGGCTTTGAGGAATATATAGATGAAGAGGGTTTAAATGTAGCACAGGCTTCAGCGAAAATTTTAGAAGAAGAATGGAGAAGAGTAAACGATAGTTCATTTACTAAAACATTATATTTTATTTCTATAGCCATTGAGAGTTTGAAATATAAAGAAATTGCTGATTTTATATATAACAAATTGGATATTTACCTAAAAAACGCTGAATTTGAAGAAAACATAGATAAAAATGACATTGAAAAGCTATTGCAGGACATTCAAATTTGTAAAAAGCTAATTTATAGTAAAGATGAATATAAAATTAGGGAAACAAGCTTTGCTAATAAGTCAAGAGTAGAATACATCTTAGGTTTGAAGGTTGATTAAAGTTAGTGTTGTACAGTGGTTACTATGAACATAATCTTGTGGGGGCTACCCAGTGCCGAATTAACCTTCAGTCAAGCAATAACAGTGGACTCACTTGAAGAATTGAAAGGATGGAAATAAACGCGGGATATTTTATTTCAAATCTTCGGAAATATTTTGATGTCATTTAATCCTGATATGGTGTTTGTGGAAAATGGTACGGATCATTTATTTAGGAAAGAGAATGATAATGTAATCGTAAATATAAACTTGGATCAATACCAGAAAAAGTATCTTTCAAAAAGCTAAACATGGATGTCGATATTTTCTTATATTGAAAAGGCGGGCCAGTTGAAACTCCTCTTTTTACCCCAATTTAATAATTATTTGAGAAGCTTTGGAAAGGTAGACGACTATGGATTATGAATTATTTTTATATTCAACTTATGGTTAACCTTTGACTGTACATGGGATGAAGAAAATGGGGTTGGTGTACGTTTGATCAATGAAGAAGTGGCTAGGGTAGGATACCAAGATGTAGCACTTTAAGTGTTATTGCACTGATATAATGGGCAAGATTCCATTTGGGAAGTGATAAGTATGAATAAGAAAAAACTTTTTCAAATATTAGTAGACCCTAAGGCATCAGATGCGGAAAAAGATGATGCAGTGATTGAGTTGGGAGAAAGCTTTCAAGATGATGAGACGGTAGAGTTTTTAATTAATGTGTCAAACGAAAGCAACTGTGATGAAATGATTGCAGGAAGTTGCGGCGAGTCAATCGGTCAAATTTGGCTTGCGACACAAACCATAAATTATGACATGTTGTCTCAGTTAAAAGGAATTGCCTTACAAGAGGCGCTATCTATAATTAAAGCGTAGCGCCCTGAAGTGGTACAAAACAAATTTGGAATGGTTTCCTCAATAATTATAACTAAAGTACTTTGCCCTAAAGTTCATTTACTTTAGGGCTTTCTTTTTCGGCGGGGGTTACCCATTACCGAATGAACCAACCATTCAAGGTTCCGTTACTACATAACGAAGAATATTTACTGCTCCTGCGTCTGGCCATGGAGAAGACCGCCGCCGGAGCGTATGCGCGGGGCCAGCTTGCGGCGAAGCGGCAGGAAATTCAGGTCGCAGCGGCTCTTAAGCAGGTTCAAGAGCAGATCGAAGCGGAGCAGCGATTGAACGGGCCGCCCCTTACGCTGCCGGATGGCACGCCAATTACCGCAGACAACAAGGAAAATGAGACAACATGGGACTTTTATCAGGCGAAAGTCTATGTGCCAAATGAATATCTTACCCCGATGTACACCAGTTATCTGGGGTGGCTGGAGGAGACTTACGGCTAACGAAATGGGAGAGTCGGGTTCATCAGGCGGACGCGGTGGTGCTGGCGTTTACCGAAGGATTGGTGAAAGAAGTCGTCATGGGCGTGGCGGATACGGCTACTTTTGTCTTCAAGCTAGTTGTAGACCCGGTCAAGACTACCACAGAAATGAAGAATCAGGCAAAATATCTGATTGACCATCCAGAAGTGCTAGTGGAAGCGGCGAAGATGGCGTATCGTCAGTTTGACGAAGGCACACCCGAAGAGAAAGCTGCGATGCTGGGTTCGGTCGCCTCCATCCTTGTCCCCGGACTACAGATCATCAAAGCAGGTAAAGCAGGGAAAGCGCTGGGTGAGGTAGAAGACGTCGTCAGCCAAGCGGCGAAGGATGCCCTGCAAGGGATCAAGCAGAAACTCCCTAATCTGGGTCCGGTGGTGCAGACAGCGGAAGGTTTTGTTTTCAAGATAGGAGAGATCCAGGGTACTCCAGCCTTGCCGAAGACGCCGGTGCAGCAGCGGTATATGGATGGGCTGGAGGGTGGGGTTGAGGGGACGGGTAAAGGTACATTCCCAACCAAATTGATTGATCCAGAAGCTGATAAACATATAATTGATAAAGTGACTGAAGCAAGAAGCGGATTATCTAATAAATATAAAAATAGTGGTAATTTTGCATATGCAGAAGTGAACGTTGCAGGTGTAAATAAAACAGATTTCTTTGCACATAGTGGTGTTCATGACGCATCAAAAGGAATTTCAGGGACAGGGGAGTTTTCATTCAAGCCCAGTGATCCGATATATAAGGCGACCGAAGCGCCTGATAATGCAGGGAACATTTATCTGAGGGATGGAGATACAGAGTATAAAATACTAAATGATGTTGCTAGTAAACTAGGCGATAATAAAGATGCAGCAGGAACAATTAGACTGTTCACTGAAAAGGATACATGTGGTAGTTGCAATAATATCATTCAGCAATTTCAAAAAGACTTTCCCAATATTAAAGTTGAAGTACTGCATAATGGCGATACACCCATCTCACCTTAAACTTCAAATAGTAAAATTAGGAGGTTGTATACATGATTTATAGCTGTAGTGAATATTCAGAATATATAAATGATACTTATAATGAATATATAAACGATGAAAAAGTGAGTAGAAAGGAGGCTATTGCACGAACATTTAATGAGTATGATATGTTAATGAAAAAAAGCGAGACAGATAAATTGGTCATAAGTGTAATAATTGCTGAAATTTTAGCTTCACATTCCAAAGCGTCCAATACATTTAAGAATTATATGGTAGAAACGTTATCAAATATAAATAATAATTTAATTGAACAGGAACATAAACTTACACAGGAGCAACACGATGATTTCTTCTTTCGTAAGAAACAAGTACTTATACAATTAGAAAAAATGCCATCAGACTTTTATCCCAGAGTATGTTGGTACTACGAAGAATTAACAGACGAAGTTAATAAGTTTTTTAGTGAAATCAACTTTAAGGATAGAGATGAAAAAGAGGTCGTTGAAAAAGTGATCAACCGTTTTGAGCGTGATTGCAAAAATACAGTAAGTGAAAAAATTGTAGTGTATACAACATTAGCTGAAAATTTAGTGCGACATGATTTAACGCAACAAATAAAGGGCATCAGTTTTATAGAAGATTTAAAGGGTTTTACAGTAAACAGTATTCAAGGTGAACAACTATCTGATGTTGAGAAAGAAAACTTGGCACAGCGCATACAAGTGGTTTTAAATTCCTTAGCTTGAAGCTTAAGCCTGAATTTTTAATCAGGCACAATATCTCAATTTGGTATTCACAACATTACAATACGAGCTAATGGCCCTTATTGTGGCTATTTTCATTCTGTGATATGGATGGGGCGGTAAATGAAATAGACACTACCCAGTGACGAATAAATCCATCATTCAAGCAATCACGCTAATAACGCTCTTATGTTCAATAGTACAGGTCAATTATGGTCAGATACTGCCATAGTTGATCTTTTTTTATGCTTGTCTAATCTCAATGATCAGTTTCATAGAATCACCTATCTTTTCCGTAGAAATAGCTCTTAAAGTGTTCTCTGCATTAAACCTATAATGAGTGTGTATTGCAGCGAGGGGAGGGTGGGATAGGGATCTCAATAATTGTAATCGCTATCATTGTAAGGCTATGAATAAAACTGTGTGTCGTTCCACATCAGATTAAGGAGGAATAGAATGCGCAACAAGTATGTTACATGGTCGCTTGTAGTTACGCTGCTTATCTCAACGCTATTCATGGCGGCTGGACCGCTTACCCGTTCGTCGGCAGCGGGCGGACCGAATCTTGCACTTAACAAAATCATTACCGCCAGCGGGCAATCCCAGAATTATACGCCGGATAACGTTAAGGACAGTAATCAGAATACGTATTGGGAGAGCGCAAATGATGCTTTTCCTGGGTGGATTCAAGTGGACCTGGGTACGCTCACCAGTATAGACCAGCTTGTATTAAAGCTTCCGGCAAGCTGGGAGACCCGGACGCAGACGCTGGCGGTACAGGGCAGTACGAATGGCACTAGCTTTACAGATGTTGCTGGTGCATCCGGGTACGAATTTAATCCTTCGGTGGCGGGCAATAGTGTCACGATTAACCTCACGGCTGTCAATACACGTTATGTCCGTCTGCTGTTCAGCGCGAATACTGCATGGCCTGCGGGCCAATTGTCCGAGCTTGAAATCTACGGTGCCAGCAGCGCAACGCCTGCGCCTACTGCCAGCCCGGCTCCAGCCGGTACCTATGAAGCGGAAGACGCTACACTCTCCGGGGGCGCAAAAGTGAACACGGACCATGCCGGATACTCCAGCACAGGATTCGTTGACGGCTATCTGACTCAAGGACCGGCAACCACCTTCACGGTGAGCGTGTCCGCAGCAGGTACGCGGAATGTTACGCTGAAGTATGCCAATGCAAGCGGAAGCGACAAGACGATCAGTATCTATGTGAACGGAGTTAAGCAGCGCCAGACCACCTTGCCTAACCTGGCGAACTGGGATACCTGGAGCACGAAGGCTGAAGCCCTGCCGCTCAATTCCGGCAGCAATACCATCGCTTACAAATATGATGCCGGGGATACGGGGAATGTCAATCTGGATCTAATTACGGTAGCGCAAGCCGTGATCGCCACTCCAGCCCCTTCACCTACGGCAGCTCCAACGTCAACCCCGGCTTCTACAGCTACAGTGGCACCAACCTCTACACAGGCGCCAACAGCCACGGCAACCCCAGCACCAACGGCTACGGCAACACCGGTGCCCACTTCAACGGCGCCCCCTGGAGGGAACATCGCCATTGGTAAGGCGATCAGTGCATCCTCCAACACGCAGAATTTCATTGCCGGTAATGCCAACGACAACAACACGGCTACTTACTGGGAGGGTAACGGCAATCCTAGTTCTCTGACGCTTGATCTGGGAGCGAATCATAACATTACTTCCCTTGTGCTGAAGCTGAATCCGGCGACAGAATGGGCAACACGGACCCAGAATATTCAGGTGCTTGGACAGAATCAGAGCAGTACAACCTTCAGCAATCTGGTATCCGCCCAGACGTACACATTCAATCCGGCTTCAGGCAATACGGTAACGATTCCTGTTACAGCTACGGTTAAGCAGCTGCAGCTTAACATTACGTCTAACTCCGGTGCGCCCGCCGGACAGATTGCCGAATTCCAGGTATATGGTGCACCGGCCGCGAACCCGGATCTGAGCATCACAGGTATGAGCTGGACGCCTGCTTCTCCGGTGGAGAGCAGCACGGTCACCCTGAATGCAGTGGTGAAGAACATTGGCAATGCCGCAGCGGCGGCTACAACGGTCAATTTCTATCTGAACAATGAGTTGGCCGGTTCTGCACCAGTAGCGGCATTGGCAGCAGGAGCTTCAGCTACTGTATCCTTGAATGCCGGTATGCTAACTGCCGGAACCTATCCGCTGAGTGCCAAGGTGGATGAGGCTAACCAGATCATTGAGCAGAATGACAACAACAACAGCTACACTAATTCAACGCCGCTTGTTGTGGCTCCTGTATCGAGCTCCGACCTTATCGGGACCACCTCATGGTCACCGGATACACCGGCAGCAGGCAGCAGCGTGACCTTCTCTGTCAATCTTAAGAATCAGGGCAATCTTGCTTCCTCCGGGGGTGCACACGGAATCACTGTTGCACTGAAAAACCAGGCAGGCGCCACAGTGCAGACCTTCACAGGGTCATACAGCGGTGCAATTGCTGCCGGGGCTTCGGTGAATGTCTCTGTTCCGGGCACATGGAGTGCAGTGAACGGAAGTTACACCGTCACTACGACGATTGCCGCAGATGCCAATGAAGTTATAGCCAAGCAGGCCAACAATGTAAAAACCGTTAATCTCGTCGTATACGCTCTGCGCGGAGCAAGCGTACCCTACAGCCGGTATGACACGCAGGATGCGACCCGCGGCGGTTCAGCGGCGCTGAAATCGGCACCGAATTTCGATCAAATGCTAACTGCTTCGGAGGCTTCGGGCCAGAGCTATATTGCTTTGCCGTCCAACGGCTCTTATGCACAATGGACAGTGAGAGCGGGTCAAGGCGGCGCCGGGGTCACCATGAGATTCACGATGCCGGATTCGGCAGACGGCATGGGCCTTACCGGAGCGCTGGATGTGTACGTGAATGGCGCCAAAGCCAAAACCATCCCGTTAACCTCCTATTACTCCTGGCAGTACTTCTCCGGCGACCAGCCTGGTGATGCACCGAGTGCCGGACGCCCATTGTTCCGCTTCGATGAAGTACACTGGAAGATGGATACACCACTTCAGCCTGGGGACACGATCCGTATTCAGAAGAGTAACGGGGACAGCCTCGAGTATGGTGTAGACTTCCTGGAAATTGAGCCAGTACCGGCAGCAATTGCCCGCCCGGCTAACTCCGTATCGGTTACTGATTACGGTGCAGTGGCAGGTGACGGCCAGGATGATCTTGCAGCTTTCAACAGTGCAGTAACAGCAGCAGTCGCAGGCGGCAAATCGCTCTATATCCCTTCCGGAACCTTCAATCTCAGCAGTATGTGGGTGATTGGCTCCGTCAGCAATATGATCAACAACTTTACGGTTACGGGTGCAGGTTATTGGCATACCAACCTGCAATTTACCAATCCCAATGCAGCCGGAGGAGGGATCTCCTTCCGTATCCTGGGCAAGCTGGATTTCAGCAATGTCTATATGAACTCGAATCTGCGGTCCCGCTACAACCAGAACGCGATCTACAAAGGCATGATGGATAACTTCGGCAATAATTCAGTCATTCATAATGTCTGGATCGAGCATTTCGAATGTGGAATGTGGGTGGGTGATTATGCCCGGACCCCGGCGATTTTTGCGAATAATCTGCTTGTGGAGAACAGCCGTATCCGCAACAATCTGGCGGACGGCATCAACTACTCCCAGGGAACCAGCAACTCTACCGTCCGCAATACCAATGTGCGCAATAACGGGGACGATGGTCTGGCCGTGTGGCCGAGCAACACCTTTGGTGCACCGGATGGTGTGAATAACACTTTTTCGTACAATACGATTGAGAATAACTGGCGTGCCGGCGCTATCGGCATCTTCGGTGGCAGTGGTCACAAGGCGGATCACAACTACATCATCGACACGGTGGGCGGCTCCGGTATCCGGCTGAATACGACCTTTCCGGGGGCGCATTTCAACAACAACACGGGGATGATTTTCTCGGATACGACGATTATTAACAGCGGCACCAGCCGTGACTTGTATGACGGGGAGCGCGGCGCGATTGATCTCGAAGCTTCGAGTGATCCGATCAAGAATGTAACCTTCACCAACATCGACATCATCAACACCCAGCGGGATGCGATCCAGTTCGGATACGGCGGCGGCTTCTCGGGTATCGTATTCAACAACATCAACATCAACGGCACAGGTCTCGATGGAGTGACAACGTCCAGGTTCTCCGGCGCCCATAAGGGAGCGGCAATCTACACGTATACCGGTAACGGTTCAGCTACATTCAACAATCTGACTACCAGCAATATTGCGTATCCAAGCCTGTATTATATTCAGAGCGGGTTTGGGCTGTTGATTCAGTAGCCTAGAGATAGACAGGGAGGGGCCTAAGCGGCTCCTCTTTTTTTGGTTTTAGCCAGTTGAGTGCGTGAAACGTGCAAAATCAGGACCACCCGTCCAACGGAAGGTCCTGATTTTTGTTTCTTAGAAGATCCCTGTTGGTGGTCTTCCTTTGAGTGGTCTGTTCTTCCCAACAAGATTAAGGACATGAAGATATGTATTTATTAAAATGAGTGCTTACTAAAACAATCTAACTCCGAGGCTCTATTAATGGCCGCATCGACTGAATATGAGTAGTCACTGTTTATATTTTTTTGATTATTATTTCCCCATTCCAAATAAATAAAAAATTCTAATGTACCATTGTTCCCTGTAACTTGACTATTGGTAATACCAATTATCTCATAGTCTTCGATAA
This genomic interval from Paenibacillus sp. FSL H8-0332 contains the following:
- a CDS encoding class I SAM-dependent methyltransferase: MKQNKSSMTALVAAFGRAYHSQYDSPKIFNDDVAHKLISPQEFADIRRNMVQGIAFFNPEIAEGYPDDPESILRWIVQVQLSPTPLARAAYCEAIVLHELSLGLKQYVILGAGLDSFAYRYPTLMERLTIFEVDAPATQASKQQRLRDAQLEIPGNLHLVPMDFTGEYSYSGLFKQGFDPEVKTLFSLLGVSYYLTKEENARLITELLAKVPSGSSIVLDYADEYLMEEQGVSGRVAKMVQMAAASGEPMQSWFSYSEMEELLAGAGLLVYEHLSPAEINERFFSGRSDALSAFETIHYVHAVKR
- a CDS encoding GNAT family N-acetyltransferase, with translation MITIRPIERRDNAAIEGIIRECLIEFGGNREGLAWADDSLHDLYTYYNSAANRAYWIIEVDGQVLGGCGIAAFDEARQICELQKMYLSAAIRGQGVAAELLDTAIAFAKQHYLKCYLETLLTMQAAGRFYVKHGFSPLDGPLAGSEHYACDAWYIRDLHN
- a CDS encoding deaminase domain-containing protein, with translation MSSTKLVFNEDEVRRLQSKIGQVSQDTNRLYLQLKGQSSSWGGIPMGNHIFRAQVLINELTVEAEKLEDIIRVALRGVSELQEENKRQADKLTGQFNLLLAAFGSLGLQPAAGRVSIPEFVQRSATNLITSIAALSGKDELSSDPVVKQLRNVIQTSGLLTVESIAAQSKLNDIFAARNQIAKAQMAFKVYQAFGNQAQMEAVHAQAEEARQKLASLGVAKIYYESGKDLSAHYRQPAVTACEYDPSITGDKVPLLHNEEYLLLLSLAMEKTAAGAYARGQLAAKRQEIQIAAALKQVQEQIEAQRRLNGPPLTLPDGTPITADNKENETTLDFYQAKVYVPNEYLTPMYTSYLGWLDQTYGLTKWESRVRQADAVVLAFTEGLVKEVVMGVADTATFVFKLVVDPVKTTTEMKNQAKYLIDHPEVLVEAAKMAYRQFDEGTPEEKAAMLGSVASILVPGLQITKTGKAAKVLGEVEDVVSQAAKDALQGIKQKLPNLGPVVQTPEGFVFKIGEIQGTPALPKTPVQQRYLDGVEGTGKDKIPNKLIDSLYERTQNIRNDINKEIQKIRNSDEYKNLSNTQRKKLDRKLDNLTFGNVAVADVNIPGIKKEFQAHSQIHSSDGVGSNVRDLSYSKVDKSLESYVDDQFPRINDTEAKILEDIASQIKDPNVKGQIDLFTELDACQSCSNLIMEFRRKFPNIQLNVNSKSMR
- a CDS encoding deaminase domain-containing protein, coding for MVLAFTEGLVKEVVMGVADTATFVFKLVVDPVKTTTEMKNQAKYLIDHPEVLVEAAKMAYRQFDEGTPEEKAAMLGSVASILVPGLQIIKAGKAGKALGEVEDVVSQAAKDALQGIKQKLPNLGPVVQTAEGFVFKIGEIQGTPALPKTPVQQRYMDGLEGGVEGTGKGTFPTKLIDPEADKHIIDKVTEARSGLSNKYKNSGNFAYAEVNVAGVNKTDFFAHSGVHDASKGISGTGEFSFKPSDPIYKATEAPDNAGNIYLRDGDTEYKILNDVASKLGDNKDAAGTIRLFTEKDTCGSCNNIIQQFQKDFPNIKVEVLHNGDTPISP
- a CDS encoding Imm3 family immunity protein, yielding MIYSCSEYSEYINDTYNEYINDEKVSRKEAIARTFNEYDMLMKKSETDKLVISVIIAEILASHSKASNTFKNYMVETLSNINNNLIEQEHKLTQEQHDDFFFRKKQVLIQLEKMPSDFYPRVCWYYEELTDEVNKFFSEINFKDRDEKEVVEKVINRFERDCKNTVSEKIVVYTTLAENLVRHDLTQQIKGISFIEDLKGFTVNSIQGEQLSDVEKENLAQRIQVVLNSLA